One window from the genome of Oryza glaberrima chromosome 3, OglaRS2, whole genome shotgun sequence encodes:
- the LOC127765018 gene encoding COPII coat assembly protein sec16-like encodes MEIMQQLAAAATATATATPLCLPEPPPTAMTTAQVEAAIATLHGKKQRLRVAYDSLVLHSPIPLPFRWSDLDSHLSSLQSSIHARFSQLQALQASRPAPPAAAAASHDEDVEMEDVQEQGEDEVMAPPSTVQVKEEPVEAAACASNTAGERAGVGQDGFVRPGGMAAAKMASPSKVQVKEEPVEVSPSPPAGATGLTAAACASMDAPRLTDVCKRAGGGGGQGLCPRNGSGTAQSPPIPSCPVLQQQHTAGAPNGSHPVLRQHAANAMNAGHSAAFRPQQHMGKPRDTGDLRKAAAPNTGDRLPLQWRQQRVHANLTCPLSPPVVAGSSSSPPQQRVGVFPSPTPQIVGSSPPPPSQARVGEANVTNPSRQQFTASAPHAGDGQLQKRPPWQRLQRVGVANPMNAGDLPPQKPHFTANARNAGEHPFQEQQQPPPVAKPTDAAAGDLLPQQKQLMANAPNAGEHLLPEQQKQQPVTAAKPANAPPLQHAANATNPAVLRRQRQRQWVRLRPPTATNLPQTKQEQHHLFMADDGANARNPLSPPPPPCGMAKPPNSGDPLTDQNNQQLMANTHSAPTPVSTPLVASNQCESSAMTTTTTTTTNSNQNSGGGRTGPQPVAAGAAPNPAGNQQQGQRKGGANRRGGRGQGNKNNNVANTNISNMSKVIGKGNKEQGNGNPQLNTNGNPQFNKNVPGDHHQKNKNAGQLCYRCGCRGHWSRICRTPEHLVKLYQQDRKAKLQAGANTNTVYVGAMTD; translated from the coding sequence ATGGAGATTATGcaacagctcgccgccgccgccaccgccaccgccacggcaaCGCCCCTGTGCCTTCCTGAACCCCCTccgacggcgatgacgacggcgcaGGTGGAGGCCGCCATCGCGACGCTGCACGGCAAGAAGCAGCGCCTCCGCGTGGCCTACGACAGCCTCGTCCTCCACTCGCccatccccctccccttccGCTGGTCCGACCTCGactcccacctctcctccctccagTCCTCCATCCACGCCCGCTTCAGCCAGCTGCAGGCCCTCCAGGCTTCCCGCCccgcgccccccgccgccgccgccgcgagccacGACGAGGACGTCGAGATGGAGGACGTCCAGGAACAGGGAGAGGACGAGGTGATGGCCCCTCCGTCTACGGTGCAGGTCAAGGAGGAGCctgtggaggcggcggcatgCGCGTCGAATACCGCCGGCGAGCGTGCCGGTGTCGGGCAAGATGGGTTCGTTCGACCcggcgggatggcggcggcgaagatggCGTCTCCGTCAAAGGTGCAGGTCAAGGAGGAACCCGTGGAGGTGAGTCCATCTCCTCCGGCCGGCGCCACGGGTCTTACGGCGGCGGCATGCGCGAGCATGGACGCCCCGAGACTAACCGACGTCTGCAagcgcgccggcggtggcggcggccaaggTTTGTGCCCGCGAAACGGTAGTGGTACAGCGCAGTCACCCCCGATCCCTAGTTGCCCTGTGCTCCAGCAGCAGCACACGGCCGGCGCCCCGAACGGCAGCCACCCTGTGCTACGGCAACACGCCGCTAACGCCATGAACGCCGGCCACTCGGCCGCTTTCCGGCCGCAGCAGCACATGGGTAAACCCCGGGACACGGGTGACTTGCGGAAGGCCGCCGCACCGAACACCGGAGATCGCCTGCCGCTGCAATGGCGGCAGCAGCGCGTGCACGCTAATCTCACGTGCCCCTTGTCGCCACCGgtggtcgcgggctcctcctcctcgccgccacagCAGCGCGTGGGCGTGTTCCCCTCGCCAACGCCGCAGATCGTaggctcctcgccgccgccgccatcacagGCGCGCGTGGGAGAGGCTAATGTAACGAACCCATCGCGGCAGCAGTTCACAGCTAGCGCGCCACACGCGGGCGATGGCCAGCTCCAGAAGCGGCCGCCGTGGCAGCGGCTGCAGCGCGTGGGCGTGGCTAATCCCATGAACGCCGGTGACCTGCCGCCCCAGAAGCCGCACTTCACGGCCAACGCAAGAAACGCCGGAGAACACCCGTtccaggagcagcagcagccgccgcccgtGGCCAAACccacggacgccgccgccggtgacctgCTTCCTCAGCAGAAGCAGTTGATGGCCAACGCACCAAACGCCGGAGAACACTTGCTCCCGGAGCAACAGAAGCAGCAGCCCGTGACAGCTGCAAAACCCGCGAACGCGCCGCCTCTGCAGCACGCGGCGAACGCCACCAACCCAGCCGttctccggcggcagcggcagcggcagtgggTTCGACTTCGACCACCGACCGCCACTAACCTGCCGCAAACGAAGCAGGAGCAGCATCATCTGTTCATGGCTGACGACGGCGCCAACGCCCGCAAtcccctgtcgccgccgccgccgccgtgcggcaTGGCCAAACCCCCCAACTCCGGTGACCCGCTGACGGATCAGAACAATCAGCAGCTCATGGCGAACACCCACTCTGCCCCTACACCGGTTTCCACACCATTGGTTGCATCGAACCAGTGTGAATCATCAgccatgacgacgacgacgacgacgacgacgaacagcAACCAAAACTCCGGCGGCGGTCGCACCGGCCCGCAACCCGTAGCGGCCGGCGCTGCTCCAAATCCGGCCGGCAACCAGCAGCAAGGGCAGCGGAAAGGTGGTGCAAACAGGCGAGGCGGACGAGGCCAAGGCAACAAGAACAACAACGTTGCTAATACCAATATTAGCAACATGAGCAAGGTGATTGGCAAGGGCAACAAGGAGCAGGGCAATGGAAACCCCCAGCTCAACACGAATGGGAACCCCCAGTTCAACAAGAACGTGCCGGGTGATCATCACCAGAAGAACAAGAATGCAGGGCAGCTTTGCTACAGGTGCGGGTGCAGGGGGCACTGGTCGCGCATCTGCCGCACTCCTGAGCATCTGGTGAAGCTTTATCAGCAGGACAGAAAGGCCAAACTGCAAGCAGGAGCGAATACGAATACGGTTTATGTGGGAGCCATGACGGATTAG